One window from the genome of Chaetodon trifascialis isolate fChaTrf1 chromosome 20, fChaTrf1.hap1, whole genome shotgun sequence encodes:
- the zmat5 gene encoding zinc finger matrin-type protein 5, translating to MGKRYYCDYCDRSFQDNMHNRKKHLNGVQHHRAKKAWFDHFRDSSAILCDEQTKKPCRKFLQKGICDFGPNCRFSHMSEEDLFNLKRQVEDERQLREDSVDRLMPERSVEDWLSRREMKKTALSTKEDLKTEEDSEEGRAESDVPEQLLSIPDLPPSLLPPPPGGWKVKVSTEWG from the exons ATGGGAAAGCGGTACTACTGTGACTACTGTGATCGGTCCTTTCAGGACAACATGCACAACAGGAAGAAGCATCTGAATGGTGTTCAGCATCACAGAGCTAAAAAGGCCTGGTTCGACCATTTTAGAG ACTCTTCAGCCATTCTGTGTGAcgagcaaacaaaaaaaccctgcaGGAAGTTTCTCCAAAAAG gaATTTGTGATTTTGGCCCTAACTGCAGGTTTTCTCACATGTCAGAAGAGGACCTGTTTAATTTAAAAAGACAGGTGGAAG atgAAAGGCAGCTCAGAGAGGACTCTGTAGACAGACTCATGCCTGAGCGAAGTGTAGAAGACTGGCTCTCTAGAAGGGAAATGAAGAAGACTGCCCTCAGCACCAAAGA AGATCTAAAAACTGAGGAAGACAGCGAAGAGGGCCGAGCAGAAAGTGACGTGCCTGAACAGCTCCTCTCCATTCCCGACCTTCCACCCTCTCTATTACCGCCACCCCCAGGCGGATGGAAAGTCAAAGTGAGCACAGAATGGGGTTGA